In the genome of Raphanus sativus cultivar WK10039 chromosome 4, ASM80110v3, whole genome shotgun sequence, one region contains:
- the LOC108852009 gene encoding transcription factor NAI1 translates to MEDSTFTDLMIDTDEYLIDDWEQEFPVIPEETTDHQSTKPGCESEFGFSLIPEIRPTKQMKVNSTSSSSCGTLTAAQVISFGSQDPKMNVVEASFNFSNEANMEQNVRSKRKECGNNGGKREPHLLKEHVLAERKRRQKLNERLIALSALLPGLKKADKASVLEDAIKHLKKLQERVKKLEEERGGAMKMDQSVILVKRSQVYVDDDSSSYSSTCSAASPPASSLDEVSILKQTMPMIEARVSDRDLLIRIHCEKNRGCLIKILSSLEKFHLEVVNSFTLPFGSSTLVITILSKMDNKFSRPIEDVVKNIRLALAE, encoded by the exons ATGGAAGATTCAACTTTCACGGATTTGATGATCGATACTGATGAGTATCTGATTGATGATTGGGAACAAGAGTTCCCGGTGATACCTGAAGAAACTACTGATCATCAGAGCACAAAACCGGGTTGTGAATCCGAATTCGGGTTCAGTTTGATACCCGAGATCAGGCCAACAAAGCAAATGAAAGTCAACtcaacatcatcttcttcttgtggTACGCTCACAGCAGCACAAGTGATCTCGTTCGGTTCTCAAGACCCGAAGATGAACGTGGTCGAGGCATCATTTAACTTCTCCAACGAAGCAAACATGGAACAGAACGTCAGGTCCAAAAGAAAAGAGTGTGGTAATAATGGAGGAAAAAGAGAGCCACATCTATTGAAAGAACATGTTTTGGCTGAACGTAAACGTAGACAAAAGCTCAACGAACGTTTAATTGCTCTCTCTGCTCTTCTTCCTGGCCTCAAAAAG GCGGACAAGGCAAGTGTTCTTGAAGACGCGATCAAACATTTGAAGAAACTTCAAGAACGTGTAAAGAAGTTGGAGGAAGAGCGAGGAGGAGCCATGAAAATGGATCAGTCAGTTATATTGGTGAAGAGATCTCAAGTGTATGTGGACGATGATTCTTCATCTTACTCTTCTACTTGCTCTGCCGCTTCTCCTCCAGCTTCTTCTTTAGACGAAGTTTCGATCTTGAAGCAGACAATGCCTATGATCGAAGCACGAGTTTCAGACAGAGATTTGCTGATCAGGATTCATTGTGAGAAGAACAGAGGATGTTTGATTAAGATCTTGAGCTCATTGGAGAAGTTTCATCTTGAAGTAGTCAATAGTTTTACTTTACCCTTTGGAAGTTCAACTCTCGTTATCACCATTCTCTCTAAG ATGGACAACAAATTTTCTCGACCTATTGAAGATGTTGTGAAGAACATAAGACTTGCATTAGCGGAATAG